The nucleotide window CCCTCATTAGTTAGTTTGGTACTCAACACACAGGCAGAGCAAAGCTCACACATTAGAAGGGTTGTAAGCAGCTGCATGGTGTTAAGATACCACATAGACATCTTTCCTTTTCACATAATTGTGCAGCTTTCCACAGTGCTCCTCTCTGCACTAGGTGACAAAGTAAAAAAGTGCTTTATGGAAGAGTGGTCtgaatgtctctcccttttattaaTAGCACAATATGTATTTGGTACATGCATTATACAAGTTGTTATAAAGATACATTTATGTAAAAGTTTGGTACAGATTGGATCTATTGGTAGATCACGAACATACTGCTTATAAAAACCCTAGTAATATCTACACTCCCTTAATGCTTTATTTCACTGTCAGTGACAGAAAGTCCTGAACACACTATCATTTGAAGACAAGTTACACTTGGACCAAAAGCACCTAAACATCATGTTTCTTTAAGACAGGATATAACCATATTCAAATGTTACTAGGTAGTTTTCAACAAGATTGTAGATAACAGACTTTTCTGTGTTAGACACAGTTTCTGTGAATGGAGTTTGTCCTCAAACCACGCAcattaaatcatttttaaaaagctactgtCATTTAACAAGAATGAACTATTTTAGTATTTCCAGCCCACATTAAACTTCACTTGAATGTGGACAGGacataaaatgacatttttttccctccaaagaGGGAAAAAAGATCCCACATTTTGCTACTTCAGTCCCTGTGTTGAACAGCTGAATGTAGTTTATGATATCATGAAGGGATTTCAACTCCAGCCTATTTATTGCCAGTTTTAAATATGGGGGAAAGGGGAACCACGCACCTTACCTCAACCTTAACATGGAGGCACAACCAGCAGCTCCCTAATACCAGTaaagactggaagagaccttttATTATTTCACTCCTTGTTAAGAGAAATAGTTTGAGTCCATTTTGCTTTccaagttttcttttgttttcacacAATCTGCCTCTATAATTGAAAGACTGGGTTTAACAGAACTGGTTGTGACACAAAGTGGGTAGGTTTTGACTCTCAGTCAACCTTACATTTATTAAAATGTCATAACATAGATTTTGAAATGTGCCCAAAAATTATACATATTGGTTcagctagagcagtggtccccaacgtggtgcctgtgggcaccatggtgcccgccgGGGCATTCATGTGCGCCCACCAAGtgcccagcagggaagagaagctgcagccccacgcctgctggggacagaatgTTGCGGGctctggtgttctctgtcctcggctTTTTTCCaacttctctctggattcatatattatgtaatattaaatatgatgtttttcgtattgtttaatgtacaaatacaaaataagccttgacaaattgttggtgcccgccacactcttctgaaaacatgaatgtgctactggccacacaaaggttggggaccactgagctagAGAGCATCAGTGTGTAAACTGTTAATGTTTTGCACTTCCTTCAAGCAGATCCAGACGTTTCATCTGCAGTAAATTTTTTTGGAATCATCATACTCCCGTGACAGTATTTCACTCTTAAATTATCCCCTTAACTCCAGTGTGATGTTGAGGTTTCCCCGGAGGATTTACGTAGCTACCTATTTATTGCCTTTGAGCTGGAAAGAGCTTTGCGGCCCCCGACCTCAAGTGCCCAAATCCTCAGCCAGACAAGGGCTCCCAGAGGAGCGAGCAGTTACCCCACGCAGCGCCAGCGTGTTCACTCTGGAGCCTACTGATCGCAATGCGAATGTCAACGTCGCTGGTTATCGCCACTCAGCTCTCGGGCGCCGGGTGGAGCGAGCAGGGGCAGGCTCAAGGGAGATTCCTAGTTCCTAGGCGGTGGGAGGAGCCGCTCACAGTGCGGGAAAGAACGGGGCGCGAGGGGTCACCAGCCCCTTTAAACCTGCCCATGTCCCTGTGACTGGCCGGACGCGAGGACCCCGCCTACCTGAGAACGCTTCTGTGCGGAGCTGTGAGCCTTTCGGCGAGCACTTTCCCAAGCGCCCGGCAGCTCCGCGCCATGTTCGGCCCCGCTGCCTCACCTCCCCATCCCAGTCAGTCAGCCTAACGGCTGCCGGCGCCAGACCCGCCTCCATTATTAGCAAGCCAATCACCGCGCAGCAGCCGCCCAGTCACCGCCAATCACCGTGTCCAAAGTCCCTTACGTCACTGCTATGTAGCCCGCAGTGTCCTACCCTCGAcacaccctcccccacacccaccccatgACTCTGGTGCGCGAGCGCGAGACAGGGCTACGGGACCGCGCGCAGTCACAAGGCTTAGGGCTGTCTTTGTCGGGGTTACATAAGGATTGGAGCAAAGGGGCGGGGCGAGTGCTGGAATCAGCCCGTTGATTGGCCGAATGGAGTGACACTCAGTAGCCCTTAAAGTTACATAGCCTGGGGTCGGGAGGAGCAAGACACGACATTGCGCCGTGTGCCTCCACCTTCCATGTTCTGCAGTGCGCGGGGCAATTCCCCCAGGAGCGTTCCATCCCGGTTCCCGCCTTCCAGCGACCCcccactgcctagaccctgcCTCATCTCCAAGCCTCTGCTCAGATCCTGTCCTGTAGCTCCCTCCCCTCAGACCCTGCTTTATAGTCCGCTCCAGTGCTTGCCCCTCATCTccaactcccccacccctcagACCCTGCCCTATAGCTCCCTCCAATGCTTCTCCCTTGTCACCAGCTTCCCTACCTCTCAGGTCGTGCCCCTTCTCTctagctccccctccccacccaggcatAGTAACTTCTGTATTTTTGAAGCCGCTCCAATCTAGTCAACAGGGCCgtgtatggggggggggcaaaTTCTGTGAGCCCTGCATTTTGGGGTGACAATGCCCCCTGCCTCACAAACTACACCCATGCTCCCTCCACAGGCCCTCCCCTTGTCTCCTCTCCCCCGTCCACAcaatccagccccagccctgtggtgTCCAGTGCTCCTATCCTCACAGACTCTGCTGCCTTgctgcctgacccctgctccctccccacagacccagctTGTGATaatgtttttatatttattattccTAAGAACTGATGGTGCATCTAACTTCAAGTAATACTACTTTGTGCATAACAAGGAATAAGTTTATCTTGTGCATTTTACTCAAGAAGTACAAAGGAGGGTCAGTGCCTCTAAACCCTGGGGCTTTCACGATTACagagtcagggcttgtctacatcagaaagttgcagcgctggtgagggagttacagcgctgcaacttaggaggtgtacacatctgcagggcaccaccagcgctgcaactccctgtttgcagcgctggccgtactcccgttttgtctcgggtgtagaggatccagcgctggtaatcaagtatagacacttaccagcgcttttcttgacctccgtggaataagcaggtatcccagcatacctgaggaagcctctggtaatcaagctggtctccttccccggcttgctctcgcgttccccgaaccccgagcaatcaggtctccttccctgcggtttgcagggtggttccgggaacgcgagagcaaaccggggaaggagaccagcttcgccgcggtttgctctcgcgttccgcgaaccaccctgcaaaccgcagggaaggagacctgcttgctcggcggttcggggaacgcgagagcaaaccgggaaaggagaccagcttcgccgcggtttgctctcgcgttccccgaacaagcaggtctccttccctgcggtttgcacggtggttcgcggaacgcgagagcaaaccgcggcgaagctggtctcctttcccggtttgctctcgcgttccccgaacccgagcaagcaggtctccttccctgcggtttgcagggtggttcgcggaacgcgagagcaaaccgcggcgaagctggtctcctttcccggtttgctctcgcgttccccgaacccgagcaagcaggtctccttccctgcggtttgcagggtggttcgcggaacgcgagagcaaaccgcggcgaagctggtctcctttcccggtttgctctcgcgttccccgaaaccccttgaagccgcccaacagcgctgcagtgtggccacatctaacaccacttgcagcgctggttgctgtaagtgtggccactctgcagcgctggccctatacagctgtactaatacagctgtaacaactagcgctgcaaaattttagatgtagacatggcctcagcttTGTAACGCTGGAGAAGTAACATACCTAAGCAGAGGCTGCACATAGGCCTATTTTCTGGGTATCTGGGCTTTGTTTAGGAGTGGTTAATATACTAGGAACTGTTAAGGAATAGTATTCAGAAGATCCAGCTCCACAAGTTGCCATAGTTAGGGAACTATAAAATATTCTCTGCCAATAAAAACCAAATTAGAAGAGTTcctatggattttttttcctttgaggtGACCAGCTGTCTTCATACACATCACTAACTACACTGGTAGTGTTCACTAGTGCCATATTGCGAACGTCCTTGAGAATTAAAGACATTTAGCACCTCTCACACTCAGGACTTTAGTTTATAACAGCAGAATTACAAGTTTTGTATTATACATTATATCAGTTTATTACAAAAATTCAGAATGtacattaaaaatgaataaaagtgGGTTCAAAATTGGTATTACAACAGTTAAAATATTTATGGTGTTATCCTACACTGTTACAATTCCAGACTATTTTAAATTGTTAATTCGTACATGTACATAATTCATCTAATAATACCAGTTCCAAAAGAAAGCACAAGACAATACCATTAAGAAATTACAACTATCTTACAATTATTGTAATAATCCTCAGCCTTTTTATGTACAATATGCCACTTTGAATTTCAGACTTCTCTTTActcttgagggaattctgtgccaatgtgcatgtgcagaatttacaTCCCagtcagatttctttgcttcctcacaGAAAACTAGATCCTGCCTCATTTCCAAGCCTCCTCTCAGATCCTGCCCTGTAGCCCCCTCCCCTTTTCCTGAtgggaaagcaaagggaagccacaagagcagtcatgcgaGCCCTCCCCAGCAATATATTTCGGGCACCTAGGGCAGCCagtagagaggtaaatcactgtgaggcaggggacaggactggggaagacctggctggtggctccaaccctgcaccaggctcagctgctagtcctggctgggctggggaggacaggacttcctctttcccTACATGGCATCTGGgcccaggtcagacccacccccagatttcttccCCAGTTGCAGGGACCTCTGCAAACTGCACCCCGCCCCGCTTCCTGCACCCaacactcctcagctgcagggagaaGGATCCTTGTACAGGGAGCTACTCCCCCATCCGCCCAACCCCCATGGAGCCACACCCTCgatacccagaccctcctgctaAGCCTCACTCCCCACTCAGAACCCCCCTGATgagccccaccccccctgcaccacTCCAACAAGCCACCCACACtcagatccccaccccaccaaaatgccaaccagctgcacctggatccccatgccactgagccccactcccccagcatctgaacaccgagccccccacacccagacccctctaTAGAGCTCTGTCCTCCTCACACCAAcccccctctgctgagccccaaacaccttcacctggaccccccccgCAGTCCCATTACCGTTGCACCCAAACTCCACAACAAGTCCCTGTGCATCCAGTTCCCCCCTACACttggatcccccactgagccgccTGCACCCAGGTTACCCCACACAGAACCTTCTCAACCTACCCCTGGATTCCCCCACACTAACCCCCGTCACACTTGGCTCCTGCCTCCCtatacctggtgcacctggcatggaggggaagGGCCCCAGGGTGTGTCAGGGGCAGGCCCAGTCCTAGTGCTGTGTcaaggttgggtgcagcctcatcaCTGAGTCCTTATCCCAAGGGGTAGCTGCACAAtaatctcccacctctgtgcagccagtggcctatgCTCCCCAATGCCACGaagagcctccacatttatctgaaaaataaaatgtatagaGTTTTGCAAAATTTtagaatattgtgcacagaatttttatttttttggtgtagaattttttggcacagaatgcccttaGAAGTATCTCTTAACAGAGTCTAAGTACAAATTATTCAAGAGTAGTGCCCTCCAAAACATATATAAAAAAGCAGGTTTTATTTAATCTTCACCCAGCCATCTGGCACCTGACTGAGTATTgtactgaggcacagaaatgtaGTGTTATGTTGTGTATCACTCAATATAAAAATATGCCATGACTGTATTACATTAATAGGCTAATGGGGAGGGGTTTTTGGTGCACTGTCTAATCAGCATCTTCAGTCAagtgtgccccccaccaaatgaATTACTATTAGAGCATGCCTCATTAATTTTACTTTAGTTTTTCAAAAATCTTTTTCTAAAAAGCGTTGTGTGGCTTTATGCAATGTATCTTCCTCTATGAAAAGCAGTTCTTACTAAATGAATGGGAAAACAGATTTGTAGATAGAACAAAATTTGAAATGCATGAGTCAAATAGTTCAATTGCAATGTGCCATTTTGAAAGTCCTTGCTTACTTTTTTAAAAGAGATCCTCTTCACTTGAGTCTTTTCAAAATATATCCTCCTCAGAGTCATCTGTAGCATCCTTGCTATTAGCAATTGCATAAAACTCATTATTAAACAAAGATATCATCTCTTTGGATGGCTGAAACTGGTTGCAGCAAATCTTATTTCGGTGCATATGGGCCCTGATCCTTAAGATATTTTCAAGTAGGCTGTCCTGCAGTCTGTTCTTTAACTTGGTTTTTATCGAGTTCATTTGTGAGATTGTACAttccacagctgcagtgctgaacgGCAAGGTGAGAAGGGCAAGGGCAAATAATCCAAGCTCAACAAAATCCTTATCACCAACTTCATCTGTGTGTTTTGCAACTTCTATCCAGAACTGTTCTATTTGGCTATCTTCTGTGTTTGTCCATGAGACTGCATCCAGATTTCTCCATTGCTGTTTCAACTTGATATGATCCCCTCTACATAAGGACAAGAAAGACAGGGTTGAGAATTCAGGTTTTGTAGGACTTAGAACAACTGAAGGGTTCAGAGCACTAAGAGATTCTAGATGATGGACATTTGGAGGCAGTCGGAGCTTTATTTGCTTAGCAAACTCAAGGATACAATCTCGACATCTGCTTTGGATGGTCTCTACCGTATGTGAGGAAAGATTTGCATTTATTAATTCAGACAGGAACGCTGATCCAAAGTTAACCTCTGAAAGAGGCATGTAGTTCCTGTTACAGTGAATGTCATAATTTACAATGGATGACCATGTTGTAAAGACACAAGGTTTCATGACTCTTTGCACCAAATTCTGATAGAACAGCATTAATTCAGCAATAAGATTAACTGGATTGACTGTTTCAAATTGAAGTAACTTGTTGATCCTATTAGCTTCCTGAATAAGAGGCTGCAGAAAAACGAGATAGAGTCTATTTACTGGATCAGAATACATTTGATAGAGAAGCTCAGCACTGTAGTCCCTTTCACTGTCTCTTATAGACTGAAAGTGCAACATCAGAGTTTCATACTGATCAAGTACTCGGTTAATACAAGGGCTAATGGACAGCCATCTTGTCTCAGTAAGCTGCAGTATTTTCAGGAAATTCTCTCCAACATTAATGGCAGCATACAGTTCATGGTACCTCTTTTGGTGGAAAGTGCTATGGGAAAACCACAAGTATGTCCGTGAAACCATATACTCTATGTTCAATGGAAGCACATCAATGGCTTTTGAAGAGCACAAATAGAGAGAGTAACTTACATATTTGATGAAAACTCCACAAGGATTGAGTTCATAAAACTTTTTGAGCAATGAATTTTTATTTCCACATAAGCTTGTATTGAAACCATCAGCAGCAATCCCAACACACTTTTTTATGTTCAGCTTGTTGTCATTTAGAAATGTCAAGAGGGCTTCTGTGATAGTACCACTTCTAGTCAAATTAATGATCCCTGCAAAGGATGATACAATACATTTAAGCTTGTTGCTAAAGTATCTTACTATCAAGCAAAGTTGCTTTTGTGCAGatacatctgtactttcatcAATGATCAACGAATAGTGTCCATTGCCAATGTCTCTCAGAAGTTCTTCGTGTACAGTAGGCCCAATGACATTTCTAATCAGTGTGGAGCATTTTGTTCTATGCAGACTAATGTCTTTCTCTGCTATCCCTCCAATAATGCAGCCTAGATGATCCACTGTAAAAATGCTCATATTGCAAGCTATGTGTGCCGCTAGCTTCAGTGCGCACACATTAACAGATTGATCCATTTTGGCTTGCGTGATATCATCGTCAAATGAATTTTGGTTTTCAACTTCAAATTCAAATGAATGTTTTTTCATATCAGAAGAACATGAAAATAAAGCAACATGTCTCTTGTGCTTTTTGGTTTTACTGTGTGCAACCAAATCACTATGATGGGCTCGGATTTCACATGCGCAATATTTGCATGCTGCCTTTGTGTCATCTCCAGGTATACTTCGAATCCATTCTTTTAATCCAGTTTCCCTTTCCCAATCTCGACAGTATCtttttccatacttttcccatTTCCCAAGTGGTTTAGGCGCCATCTATGGTCATGTGTTATGGGCTTCTCTAAGAACATAAGattccttaaaaataaaaatagttaattACTATAAATCTCCCAAGATAAAAAAGTTACATGAAAAATCTGAAATCCCTTActggagaattaaaaaaaaaaaaaaaaaaaaaggtaacatattaaaaaaaaagaggatttaACCAATAAATTCTGACAACTAGTTCAAACTCTTCAAAAGGAAAAGGCTCGctaaaccttaaaaaaaaattctatatgtAAGTGTAACTCAGGGTCCAAATATTCAAACCTGTTAAAAACTTCATCTGAATATAGACTGCTAGTTCAAAAAGTTCAGAGGGTACTTTAATAAAAATGGTAGACAGCAAATTTTACAACCATAGGATGCTTTCTTCTTCCTAAATGGGAAAAAAGTTATATAGGATATAATTAACATGTTCCCTCAAAGTATTTCACTAATAAATGTCTTTTGCCTAATACCCAAAACTGGGATtctattctattcccagctctgtctagACTTCTTGTGACATTCAGCAACTCACCTGAATCTCtaattaggcaccaaaataaaaatggactgattttcaaaggtgttgaaGCCCTCAAGCTCTACAGACATTAGTGGAATCTGAAGATTATCAACATTTCTGATGGTCAGCCCATTTGTAAATTTGTGCCTAATTAGGGATTTAAGTGCCTAAGAGTAGacacacaattttaaaaattttaacctCAACTCTGTGTTTTGGTTTATCCATTTGCAGGGACAATACTTGTCTACTATGCAGATGCTGTGAGtcttaattaatgtttttaaagtgttttgagatctttggatggaaAGCAGTATGTAAGTGATAAGTAAAAATCACTGTTTAGCTTAATAACATCTTACAATCTTATAATATTACTCAATATATCACCAAAATACTCTCCATATAGAAGATATTAATCCCCACTGTAGCGTGGTGCTTGTCCCACTTCTGCCCttcagggcttaaaacagcccaggagagggctgtggctgaggcAAGAAGCCCAggttgattggggaaagtaggctcagctgtggccatgccccaatcaggcccagctggtacCTATaaggggctgtgagccagaagcccaggcAGTCTATTTCTGTTTGTTGAGGGAGATAGGCCTGGTTGCAAGGAGCGGGGGGgcggtacctgagtgaagcagagcTGGGGTGCTCCAACCTGGAAAGCTGCAGGCTGTTGACTAGCAGAAGCCAAATAGGTACTGAGGTTGCAAAGGGCAGCTCAGAGGTAGGCAAAGctagcaggtccaaacccaaccttgtcagtgatgagtaggctgatactgcagtctgccccagggcatgtgGGCTAGATAATTACTGGCAGCAGCTGTATACTGAGGTGGAGATAGtgagtgggggttccctggggaggggagaccgtaAGACTgaagggttactgccagggggtagcaccccagataaaggggcaccaGGTCCTGGGAGGGGCATGGGAGCCAAGAGGCagtgagacactggcctgcacaGGGTGTTCTGgcgagctaattcctggaagagaCCAGCAGAAGGTGCCACTGGGTAAGTCCCAC belongs to Gopherus flavomarginatus isolate rGopFla2 chromosome 10, rGopFla2.mat.asm, whole genome shotgun sequence and includes:
- the LOC127058963 gene encoding uncharacterized protein LOC127058963, encoding MAPKPLGKWEKYGKRYCRDWERETGLKEWIRSIPGDDTKAACKYCACEIRAHHSDLVAHSKTKKHKRHVALFSCSSDMKKHSFEFEVENQNSFDDDITQAKMDQSVNVCALKLAAHIACNMSIFTVDHLGCIIGGIAEKDISLHRTKCSTLIRNVIGPTVHEELLRDIGNGHYSLIIDESTDVSAQKQLCLIVRYFSNKLKCIVSSFAGIINLTRSGTITEALLTFLNDNKLNIKKCVGIAADGFNTSLCGNKNSLLKKFYELNPCGVFIKYVSYSLYLCSSKAIDVLPLNIEYMVSRTYLWFSHSTFHQKRYHELYAAINVGENFLKILQLTETRWLSISPCINRVLDQYETLMLHFQSIRDSERDYSAELLYQMYSDPVNRLYLVFLQPLIQEANRINKLLQFETVNPVNLIAELMLFYQNLVQRVMKPCVFTTWSSIVNYDIHCNRNYMPLSEVNFGSAFLSELINANLSSHTVETIQSRCRDCILEFAKQIKLRLPPNVHHLESLSALNPSVVLSPTKPEFSTLSFLSLCRGDHIKLKQQWRNLDAVSWTNTEDSQIEQFWIEVAKHTDEVGDKDFVELGLFALALLTLPFSTAAVECTISQMNSIKTKLKNRLQDSLLENILRIRAHMHRNKICCNQFQPSKEMISLFNNEFYAIANSKDATDDSEEDIF